A portion of the Oxynema aestuarii AP17 genome contains these proteins:
- the hpf gene encoding ribosome hibernation-promoting factor, HPF/YfiA family, translating to MKLVIQGKNIEITDAIRDYVNQKIEKAVNHFQNLTMEVDVHLSVARNPRINPKQTAEVTIYANGTIIRAEESSENLYASIDLVADKIARQLRKYKEKRNHKKNHGKPKEIEAEVLNEPPVVEDLIGDRTPELPAEVVRTKYFAMPPMTIEEALEQLQLVDHDFYMFCNSETGEINVIYERNHGGYGVLQPRKTNGNNSNGASRESGTKSQAANA from the coding sequence ATGAAGCTTGTTATCCAAGGCAAAAATATTGAAATCACTGACGCGATCCGCGATTACGTCAATCAAAAGATCGAGAAAGCCGTCAATCACTTTCAGAATTTAACGATGGAAGTAGACGTGCATCTGTCGGTGGCGCGCAATCCCCGAATCAACCCGAAGCAGACGGCTGAAGTCACCATTTACGCCAATGGGACGATCATCCGCGCCGAGGAGAGCAGCGAAAATCTGTATGCCAGTATCGATCTGGTCGCCGACAAAATCGCGCGTCAGCTTCGCAAATATAAAGAAAAACGCAATCACAAGAAAAATCACGGCAAACCGAAAGAGATCGAAGCCGAGGTTCTCAACGAACCGCCTGTGGTCGAGGATCTAATCGGCGATCGCACTCCCGAACTACCTGCCGAAGTCGTGCGGACGAAATACTTCGCCATGCCGCCGATGACCATTGAAGAAGCCTTGGAACAACTCCAGTTAGTCGATCACGATTTCTACATGTTTTGCAACAGCGAAACGGGAGAAATCAACGTGATTTACGAACGCAACCACGGCGGTTATGGGGTGCTGCAACCGCGCAAGACCAACGGGAATAATAGCAATGGTGCCAGTCGCGAAAGTGGGACTAAATCTCAAGCTGCCAATGCTTAA
- a CDS encoding vitamin K epoxide reductase family protein has translation MIRRRSTPWIHRKSRFLIAAIATMGAVVTAYLTVIKLMGDSATCPTSGCDEVLNSPYATVFGFPLTLFGLVAYVGMTGFAVGPFAVDPAENKELRSRLEDWTWWLILVGGTSMAIFSGYLMYLLAYKIQALCIYCLASALFSLTLFVLAWMGKDWEDIGQAIFTSLAVGMVTIVGTLGMYASINSPNANSSSPFNIVNSSGPAEIALAEHLSELDAKMYGGFLCPHCHEQKELFGKEATEKLEYIECDYRAPDPQVELCQQVGITGYPTWEINDKLYPGRRSLEELAKLSDYSGPRNFQNTIGQ, from the coding sequence ATGATACGCCGACGTTCTACTCCCTGGATTCATCGGAAGTCTCGCTTCCTCATTGCTGCGATCGCGACGATGGGGGCAGTGGTGACGGCCTATTTAACTGTAATTAAATTAATGGGGGATTCTGCCACTTGTCCGACCAGTGGCTGTGATGAGGTTCTCAACAGTCCCTACGCCACCGTTTTCGGTTTTCCCCTGACCTTGTTCGGACTGGTGGCTTACGTGGGAATGACGGGTTTTGCCGTCGGACCGTTCGCCGTCGATCCGGCAGAGAATAAAGAATTGCGATCGCGCTTGGAAGACTGGACCTGGTGGCTGATTTTAGTCGGCGGTACGTCAATGGCTATTTTTAGCGGCTATTTGATGTATCTTCTTGCCTATAAAATTCAAGCGCTTTGCATTTATTGTTTGGCTTCGGCTTTATTTTCGTTGACTTTGTTCGTCCTCGCCTGGATGGGTAAAGATTGGGAAGATATCGGCCAAGCAATATTTACCAGTCTGGCCGTGGGAATGGTGACCATTGTCGGCACCCTGGGGATGTATGCGAGTATTAATTCTCCCAATGCCAATAGCAGCAGTCCCTTTAATATTGTCAACAGTTCCGGTCCGGCGGAAATCGCTTTAGCCGAGCATTTGAGCGAACTCGATGCCAAAATGTACGGCGGTTTCTTGTGTCCCCATTGCCACGAACAAAAAGAACTGTTTGGGAAAGAAGCGACGGAGAAACTCGAATATATTGAATGCGATTATCGCGCGCCCGATCCTCAAGTGGAATTGTGCCAGCAAGTCGGAATTACTGGTTATCCGACGTGGGAAATTAACGATAAATTATATCCGGGTCGGCGATCGCTAGAAGAACTGGCGAAGCTGTCGGATTACTCGGGGCCGCGCAACTTTCAAAACACGATCGGCCAATAA